One genomic window of Psychrobacillus sp. INOP01 includes the following:
- a CDS encoding bifunctional homocysteine S-methyltransferase/methylenetetrahydrofolate reductase yields MGLLEKLQTSILTADGAMGTLLYSYGIDYCNEELNIKKPEIIEKIHQDYIAAGADIIQTNTYGANAIKLARYGLENQVKEINEAAIQIAKKAAAPGNQFVLGTIGGILGIRKSDASLQEIIHSLDQQAIQLLAGDPDGLLLETYYDLEELKTTVTHLRTLTDIPIIAQVSMHEPGILQNGLPLNDALHQLESIGANVVGVNCRLGPHHTIQAFEGVKLPEKAFLSAYPNASLLDIDEGRIVYESDADYFGKAALHLRDAGVRLIGGCCGTTPKHIEAVKKHIGHLIPITSKVVETRKPIIIQDAKPTNTQPLHEKAKTERTIIVELDTPRHLDTATFMEGAEQLYATGVDAVTMADNSLASPRISNMAMGSMLKYEKNIRPLAHITCRDRNLIGLQSHLMGLDALGIRDILAVTGDPTKIGDFPGATSVYDVSSLELLQLIKQLNEGISFSGKSLRKKANFSVAAAFNPNVRVLDRAVKRLEKKIECGADYFITQPVYSKEKIHEIYEATKHLSTPIFIGIMPLTNSRNSEFLHNEVPGIKLSEEVLERMRLCGEDRERATAEGIQISKELIDTAAELFNGIYIITPFFRYDMSLELIHYIQEIDRKKEREFSYVQTSN; encoded by the coding sequence ATGGGTTTATTAGAGAAATTACAGACGTCTATACTGACAGCGGATGGGGCAATGGGAACACTTCTTTATTCGTATGGAATTGACTATTGCAATGAGGAATTGAATATTAAGAAGCCGGAAATTATTGAGAAGATTCATCAAGACTATATTGCGGCCGGAGCGGATATTATTCAAACGAATACGTATGGGGCGAATGCCATTAAGCTGGCACGCTATGGATTAGAAAACCAAGTGAAAGAAATAAATGAAGCGGCAATCCAAATTGCCAAAAAAGCTGCTGCACCAGGCAATCAATTTGTCCTCGGTACGATCGGGGGTATTCTAGGAATTCGGAAAAGTGATGCCTCGCTTCAGGAGATTATCCATTCACTCGATCAGCAGGCAATCCAGTTGTTAGCGGGAGATCCAGATGGTTTGTTACTTGAAACGTATTATGACTTGGAAGAATTAAAGACTACTGTGACTCATCTTCGTACACTAACTGATATTCCAATCATTGCCCAAGTATCTATGCATGAGCCTGGTATTTTGCAAAATGGCTTACCTCTGAATGATGCGCTACATCAGCTCGAGTCAATCGGAGCAAATGTCGTGGGAGTCAACTGTCGACTAGGTCCCCATCATACAATTCAAGCATTTGAAGGAGTAAAGCTTCCAGAAAAAGCATTCCTATCAGCTTATCCGAATGCGAGTCTGCTTGATATAGATGAAGGACGGATTGTCTATGAGTCCGATGCCGATTATTTCGGTAAAGCAGCATTGCACCTAAGGGATGCGGGAGTCCGCTTAATAGGAGGCTGCTGTGGGACGACACCAAAGCATATCGAAGCAGTGAAAAAACATATTGGTCATTTAATACCTATTACTAGTAAGGTTGTAGAGACAAGAAAGCCTATTATTATTCAAGATGCCAAGCCGACTAACACACAACCCCTTCATGAAAAAGCTAAAACAGAACGGACGATTATTGTTGAATTAGACACCCCTCGTCATCTTGATACGGCAACGTTTATGGAAGGTGCGGAACAGCTATACGCTACTGGAGTTGATGCAGTGACGATGGCGGACAATTCATTAGCCTCCCCACGTATTAGCAATATGGCAATGGGTTCAATGTTAAAGTATGAAAAAAATATTCGTCCCCTTGCTCATATTACATGCCGTGACCGTAATTTAATCGGTCTCCAATCTCATTTAATGGGACTGGATGCGCTTGGGATTCGTGATATTCTTGCTGTAACAGGAGACCCAACGAAAATTGGTGATTTCCCAGGTGCAACGAGTGTTTATGATGTTTCTAGTCTAGAACTACTTCAGCTAATAAAACAATTAAACGAAGGTATTTCTTTCTCAGGAAAGTCACTTCGTAAAAAAGCTAACTTCTCTGTAGCTGCCGCGTTTAATCCAAATGTTCGAGTGCTTGACCGCGCTGTGAAGCGACTAGAGAAGAAAATCGAATGTGGAGCGGATTATTTCATCACACAACCTGTGTACTCGAAAGAAAAAATTCATGAAATATATGAAGCGACCAAGCATTTATCGACTCCTATTTTCATCGGCATTATGCCACTGACTAATAGTCGAAATTCAGAATTTCTTCACAATGAAGTGCCGGGCATTAAATTGTCCGAAGAAGTGCTGGAACGTATGCGTTTATGTGGAGAAGATCGAGAGCGTGCTACTGCAGAAGGTATCCAAATATCGAAGGAATTAATTGATACAGCAGCAGAACTATTTAACGGCATTTATATTATTACGCCATTTTTCAGATACGATATGTCCCTCGAGTTAATTCATTATATTCAAGAAATTGATCGTAAGAAAGAGAGAGAATTCAGCTATGTCCAAACATCTAATTGA
- a CDS encoding nuclease-related domain-containing protein, whose amino-acid sequence MKVRTEEYSYFGLQLLDRRLPEMHELKELIRSKMHLAMAGIHGEFRVDEVFHKYSFPFEYVVLHDVSLESYGKFQIDTVFLTQHFAVVLESKNIGGKLSFKENPYQLERENEEGKVDVFESPEIQIERNIYLLDEWMKQRSVTIPIYGVIVLTNFKVRVIEPPTKYNAILHQTIPVYLRKIPLEKQCMSSNDMHALSKEIVTSHKPYFPYPMCSRWGIHPNDLHTGVCCEKCGVFGIEKKKNGWNCKRCGHVDRLAHEKAIREWFVLIGKTIKNRQCKKFLHLDTSQSACRILNSMNLVKSGNGKNTIYTWKWK is encoded by the coding sequence ATGAAAGTGCGTACTGAAGAGTATAGCTATTTTGGGTTGCAACTATTGGATCGGCGATTGCCAGAGATGCATGAGTTGAAGGAATTAATTCGTTCGAAAATGCATTTGGCGATGGCAGGGATTCATGGGGAATTTCGAGTGGACGAGGTGTTTCATAAGTATTCATTTCCGTTTGAATATGTGGTGTTGCACGATGTAAGTTTGGAATCGTATGGGAAATTTCAGATTGATACAGTGTTTTTGACGCAGCATTTTGCAGTGGTTTTAGAGAGTAAGAATATAGGAGGGAAGTTGAGCTTTAAGGAAAATCCTTATCAATTAGAAAGAGAAAATGAAGAAGGTAAAGTGGATGTATTTGAGAGTCCCGAGATACAGATTGAACGTAATATTTATTTACTCGACGAATGGATGAAACAACGAAGTGTGACAATTCCTATTTACGGAGTAATTGTATTAACAAACTTCAAAGTTAGAGTTATAGAACCTCCCACAAAATATAATGCTATTCTTCATCAAACAATTCCTGTCTATTTACGTAAAATTCCTCTCGAAAAACAGTGTATGTCTAGCAATGATATGCATGCATTGAGTAAAGAAATCGTTACAAGTCACAAACCTTACTTTCCATATCCAATGTGTAGTCGGTGGGGCATCCATCCAAATGATTTACACACTGGAGTGTGCTGTGAAAAATGTGGAGTGTTTGGCATAGAGAAAAAGAAGAATGGTTGGAACTGTAAGCGTTGTGGTCATGTAGACAGGCTAGCACATGAGAAAGCGATTCGAGAGTGGTTTGTTTTAATTGGGAAGACAATTAAGAATCGGCAATGTAAGAAATTTCTTCATCTGGATACTTCACAATCTGCTTGTCGAATCTTAAACTCAATGAATTTAGTGAAAAGTGGAAATGGTAAAAACACAATTTATACATGGAAGTGGAAGTAA
- a CDS encoding protoporphyrinogen oxidase, with the protein MKKVVVIGGGITGLSTMHYLQKLKNERSLDIELVLVEANEYLGGKIHTMQEDDFIMEVGADSIVARNEAITKLIEELQLEDEKVYNSTGISYIYTNNELHAIPADTVFGIPTSIESLNSSTLVSEGGKKEALKDLELPNETFTKESSVGSFLEYFLGKELVEKQIVPVLSGVYSGDLHKLTIATTLPYLIDYKNKYGSIIKGLEENKAKFQANANKKFISFQNGLSTLIDRLEEVLSETTIIKGVATKKVEKKDGRYIVLLTNGDTIEADSVVLATPHHVAQAILQDEELDTDFNSLKNSSLISVYLGFDIPDGQLPAEGTGFIVSENSDVKCNACTWTSRKWTHTSKDNQLLVRMFYKSSSPFFESMKNMTEDELVEVALQDIEMSLKLTGKPKVIEVTKWNDQMPNYHLAHGEAIQSLSAKMTDAMPNVVLAGCSYYGVGIVACIKNGKETAEKIVNSIVE; encoded by the coding sequence TTGAAAAAAGTAGTGGTTATTGGTGGGGGAATTACAGGACTTTCTACTATGCATTATTTGCAAAAACTTAAAAACGAAAGGTCTTTAGATATAGAGTTAGTATTAGTTGAAGCAAACGAGTATTTAGGCGGCAAGATTCATACGATGCAGGAGGATGACTTCATTATGGAGGTTGGAGCTGATTCAATCGTAGCAAGAAACGAAGCCATCACAAAATTAATTGAAGAGCTACAGCTAGAAGATGAAAAGGTGTACAACTCTACGGGCATTTCATACATTTACACAAACAATGAGTTACATGCAATTCCGGCAGATACTGTATTCGGTATTCCCACAAGTATTGAGTCGTTAAATAGCAGCACTCTAGTGTCAGAAGGAGGGAAAAAAGAAGCATTAAAAGATTTGGAATTACCAAATGAAACCTTCACTAAAGAAAGCTCAGTCGGGTCATTTTTGGAATATTTCTTAGGGAAAGAATTAGTTGAAAAACAAATTGTGCCTGTGTTATCTGGTGTGTATTCTGGAGATTTACATAAGCTTACTATTGCTACAACATTGCCTTATTTGATTGATTACAAAAATAAGTATGGCAGTATTATTAAGGGTCTTGAAGAAAATAAAGCGAAGTTTCAAGCTAATGCAAATAAAAAATTTATCTCTTTTCAGAATGGACTTTCTACACTGATTGACCGCTTAGAGGAAGTACTTAGTGAAACAACGATAATTAAGGGTGTGGCAACGAAGAAAGTTGAAAAGAAGGATGGCCGTTATATCGTTTTATTGACTAATGGAGACACGATTGAAGCAGATAGTGTAGTGCTTGCTACTCCTCATCATGTAGCTCAGGCAATTCTTCAAGACGAAGAGTTGGATACTGATTTCAACAGCCTGAAAAATTCATCACTTATTAGTGTATATCTTGGTTTTGATATACCAGACGGGCAGCTTCCAGCAGAGGGCACTGGTTTTATCGTGTCCGAAAATAGTGATGTGAAATGTAATGCATGCACGTGGACAAGCCGTAAATGGACACATACATCAAAGGACAATCAATTACTTGTACGTATGTTCTACAAGAGCTCAAGCCCATTCTTCGAGAGCATGAAAAATATGACGGAGGACGAGCTAGTAGAAGTTGCACTCCAAGACATTGAAATGAGCTTGAAATTAACGGGCAAGCCTAAAGTAATAGAAGTAACGAAATGGAACGATCAAATGCCAAACTATCATTTAGCACACGGTGAGGCAATTCAATCATTATCAGCTAAAATGACTGATGCAATGCCAAACGTAGTACTGGCAGGCTGTTCTTATTACGGAGTTGGAATTGTCGCTTGTATTAAAAACGGTAAAGAAACTGCAGAAAAAATCGTAAATTCAATAGTTGAATAA
- a CDS encoding helix-turn-helix domain-containing protein, which yields MSLLDIYLQKNGKKRYDVFKKTGISQQMLASVNKKDISSYSVKTIQAIAKTVEKSVGTVLEELVRLEQENAYFEAFNVDDLLLALK from the coding sequence ATGAGCCTTTTAGATATTTATTTACAAAAAAACGGGAAGAAACGGTACGATGTATTCAAAAAAACGGGAATAAGTCAGCAAATGCTCGCAAGTGTAAACAAAAAAGATATAAGCAGTTATTCAGTTAAGACGATACAGGCAATCGCAAAAACAGTAGAGAAGAGTGTAGGTACTGTCTTAGAAGAGTTAGTACGGTTAGAACAAGAAAATGCATACTTTGAAGCATTTAATGTAGATGACTTACTATTAGCTTTAAAATAA